In Candidatus Nitrospira nitrificans, one DNA window encodes the following:
- the frr gene encoding ribosome recycling factor produces MSNAVQVRQSFISHMDQAVEHLRKDLSGLRTGRASVALLDGIRVDYYGTMTPLKQIASVSTPEARLITIQPWEPKLIKEIEKSISNSGLGVTPSNDGKVIRIPLPPLTEERRKELTKICKKHGEETKVQIRGFRRDANEELKKLQKDAALTEDELRKAEQETQKLIEQYGQKIDDVIKKKEQEIMEV; encoded by the coding sequence ATGTCCAACGCAGTCCAGGTTCGGCAGTCTTTCATCTCGCATATGGACCAAGCGGTCGAACACTTACGGAAAGATCTATCCGGCCTCCGAACAGGGCGGGCTTCCGTCGCATTGCTCGACGGCATTCGCGTCGACTACTATGGAACCATGACGCCGCTGAAACAGATCGCCAGCGTCTCCACCCCCGAAGCGCGGCTCATCACCATTCAGCCCTGGGAGCCGAAACTGATCAAAGAGATTGAAAAATCCATCTCCAATTCAGGGTTGGGTGTGACACCTTCAAACGACGGCAAGGTGATCCGAATCCCGCTCCCCCCCCTGACGGAAGAGCGCCGCAAGGAGCTGACGAAGATCTGTAAAAAGCATGGCGAGGAGACGAAGGTCCAGATTCGAGGTTTCCGCCGGGACGCGAACGAAGAGTTAAAGAAACTCCAAAAAGATGCCGCACTCACCGAGGACGAACTGCGTAAGGCCGAGCAAGAGACCCAGAAGCTGATTGAGCAATATGGTCAGAAAATCGACGACGTGATCAAGAAAAAGGAGCAGGAAATCATGGAAGTCTGA
- the alr gene encoding alanine racemase yields the protein MPITPTFLPTVATVDLSALAHNLSRFRRILSPGCEVMAVVKANAYGHGAIETSRTLIQHGVTRLAVFSTDEGTALRQAGIMVPIVVLGPVFQEQFDDLVHHRLTPVVSDPSVLTGLSQAAALRETIHPIHLKIETGMGRLGLTQNELASLISAHRFPPCLRLEGLMTHLADADGSDSDATEEQIRRFQNALKVVLKGGFQVPLVHVSNSCGAVRFPSAHFSLVRPGIMLYGYHTFPGSVEAPDLRPVLSLKTRIAQLRTIQPGETVSYNRTFTARRPTRIAVLPIGYASGLSRRLSNRGSVLIRGQRAPITGLVCMDMVMVDVTEIPGTAVGDDVILIGRQGDDEITASEIAQWTDTIPYEVLCAISPQIPRLYCSS from the coding sequence GTGCCGATTACGCCAACCTTTCTCCCAACCGTCGCCACCGTAGATCTGTCGGCGCTTGCACACAATCTCTCCCGGTTTCGTCGGATTCTCTCCCCTGGATGCGAAGTCATGGCGGTCGTCAAGGCCAACGCCTATGGTCATGGCGCGATCGAAACGTCGAGGACATTGATACAGCATGGCGTCACTCGCCTAGCCGTCTTTTCGACGGACGAAGGGACGGCGCTTCGGCAAGCCGGCATCATGGTACCGATCGTCGTCCTAGGGCCGGTCTTCCAAGAACAATTCGACGACCTCGTCCACCACCGTCTCACCCCGGTGGTAAGCGATCCGTCCGTACTCACGGGGCTGTCGCAGGCTGCGGCATTGCGCGAGACGATCCACCCGATCCATCTCAAAATTGAAACCGGCATGGGTCGGCTGGGTCTGACACAGAATGAACTGGCATCGCTGATCAGTGCTCACAGGTTTCCTCCCTGCCTGCGATTGGAAGGACTCATGACTCATTTGGCCGATGCCGACGGATCCGATTCCGACGCGACCGAAGAGCAAATCCGCCGTTTCCAGAACGCGCTCAAAGTCGTTCTGAAAGGCGGGTTTCAGGTTCCCCTCGTTCATGTATCCAATAGCTGTGGAGCGGTTCGTTTTCCATCCGCTCACTTTTCCCTCGTGCGGCCCGGCATCATGTTATACGGATACCACACTTTTCCCGGCTCGGTTGAGGCTCCGGATCTAAGACCGGTACTCTCACTGAAGACTCGCATCGCCCAGCTCAGGACCATCCAACCAGGAGAAACGGTCAGCTACAATCGGACCTTCACCGCGAGACGCCCCACACGCATTGCCGTGCTCCCGATCGGCTATGCCAGTGGCTTGAGCCGACGGCTTTCGAATCGAGGCTCTGTCCTTATTCGAGGACAACGAGCTCCCATCACGGGATTGGTCTGTATGGATATGGTGATGGTGGATGTCACCGAAATCCCCGGCACCGCCGTGGGTGATGACGTGATACTTATCGGGCGACAGGGCGATGACGAAATCACGGCCTCCGAGATCGCCCAGTGGACGGATACGATTCCCTACGAAGTCCTGTGCGCGATCAGTCCCCAGATTCCGAGACTCTACTGTTCTTCCTGA
- a CDS encoding OmpP1/FadL family transporter, producing the protein MHDLCGLVRKIRRPFPSRQFIISVVFLLLILLSTTWRSSPTLAQVPRIQGQGAAASGMGNAFAAQADNPSALHYNPAGMTQLRGVQIMAGGLLVGGPFNHRSPHGTTTAGDHDGVVAWPPPAHTYVTANLQGLGIPLLDKLTVGVGVTTPFGSATRWPGTSPFASVTTFSALPLFDIKPTFAYQLLPDLSIGAGVDIYTFSGLFGEGHAEFQRILPPGNRVELNGKDTALGFNIGTLYTALRNADGLPLVNVAVVYRSQATLHLDGVQLANGVKVQDTTTTLVLPQVITGGLAVWPIRNTEREWKLELNVDYIGWKSVRNLDLRRPDGTVILQQPQNWKSTYAILVGTEYRWLKMDRLPGWEVAVRGGYSNLQTQIPDSTFNPATPSADLHIISTGVGFLCKGNGSLFGLGACGNLGIGSVKAKTIGVDLSYQVSLYEPRTVEGNTGIRAGVNGFYENTAHTGGLSVRIGF; encoded by the coding sequence GTGCATGACCTTTGCGGGCTCGTCCGGAAGATTCGACGTCCGTTCCCATCGAGACAGTTCATCATAAGCGTGGTCTTCCTGCTGTTGATTCTTCTCAGCACCACCTGGCGCTCTTCACCGACGCTCGCTCAGGTTCCCCGCATTCAAGGACAGGGAGCCGCTGCGTCCGGGATGGGAAATGCGTTTGCCGCTCAGGCCGACAATCCGTCCGCGTTGCATTACAACCCAGCCGGCATGACCCAGCTCCGTGGTGTGCAAATCATGGCGGGAGGGCTCCTTGTCGGTGGGCCGTTCAACCATAGAAGTCCCCACGGGACCACAACGGCCGGTGATCACGATGGCGTGGTCGCGTGGCCGCCCCCGGCGCATACGTATGTTACGGCGAATCTCCAAGGCCTTGGAATTCCCCTGCTTGACAAGCTCACGGTAGGGGTCGGGGTCACGACTCCGTTCGGTTCAGCTACAAGATGGCCGGGCACGAGTCCGTTTGCTTCGGTCACGACATTCAGCGCGTTGCCGTTGTTCGATATCAAGCCGACGTTCGCGTATCAGCTTCTTCCGGATCTTTCGATTGGGGCGGGTGTCGACATATACACCTTTTCCGGCCTGTTCGGAGAGGGGCATGCCGAATTCCAAAGAATCCTGCCCCCCGGGAATCGGGTTGAGTTGAATGGGAAAGATACAGCCCTTGGCTTTAACATCGGCACGTTGTATACCGCATTGCGGAACGCAGATGGATTACCGCTTGTGAACGTTGCCGTTGTCTACCGAAGCCAGGCCACGCTCCATTTGGATGGAGTGCAGTTGGCCAACGGCGTGAAGGTTCAGGATACGACGACAACCTTGGTGCTGCCACAAGTCATCACCGGTGGTCTTGCAGTGTGGCCGATCAGAAATACTGAACGCGAGTGGAAACTTGAATTGAATGTCGACTATATAGGCTGGAAATCGGTCAGAAACTTAGATCTTCGACGACCTGACGGAACGGTCATTCTTCAACAGCCACAAAATTGGAAAAGTACCTATGCCATCCTAGTCGGAACCGAATATCGATGGTTGAAGATGGATCGACTGCCAGGGTGGGAGGTAGCAGTGCGAGGCGGCTATTCGAATTTGCAAACACAAATCCCAGACTCCACCTTCAATCCGGCGACTCCATCGGCCGACCTTCATATTATTTCAACGGGAGTCGGTTTCCTCTGTAAGGGGAATGGATCGCTTTTTGGATTGGGAGCCTGCGGCAATCTTGGAATCGGCTCGGTAAAAGCGAAAACCATCGGTGTGGACCTGTCGTACCAGGTGTCGCTCTATGAGCCCAGAACTGTCGAGGGGAATACCGGGATTCGAGCAGGAGTCAATGGGTTCTACGAAAACACCGCGCACACCGGTGGGCTTTCCGTCCGCATCGGTTTCTAG
- a CDS encoding hybrid sensor histidine kinase/response regulator, with the protein MTSSTLDSIEVKSLPSIELLPKDRTILEQGAMVFRPFGLDEQGHTIRDLSGVSIRAVTVFLEKLVTSAGGASAGKEAVERLCSFLNDRIKDPIYHVTPELLKNPWNSYSYEFTSYLYEFCERISGDSRFAFKAGAEKVSPIMLALTRPFSLSQIYTMFPYFGNKFTSGSVEFRVVEVTSSTAAVGMRFTDRTLRQFGSYRRRCACLVCQSAQGIMVAMANRIHGLSQAEAIETSCIGNDDDWCQWTIRWQDESRYRKRFWRAISPLEQTRPTRLGSGSVAGVEDAQGAHSSAAARVESLPQAQESFTWLLWGGVVGLALMAGVGVLNPIVSLGEVLLVGLCPILAVGIMINRRLLRESERREALIQEQITFVESRHEELREAYLEQEQMRVELRRKVAQLTALHRAGLSFSSTFERDALLHQVLETLTHELNYNSAMVSMFDPCENAVQHIRLIGAPPEVETFAQSCRIPITDCESPEGTVILQGRPLLVKDIESIRHRLHPLNQRLAELSGTKALVVVPIKTKDRIWGMLTVDRSHNQSVTEDDLELMTTVASQVSIALDNASAYQQIEEWNQGLEVKVKERTEALERADRLRAQFLSHVSHELRTPLTSIKGFIQNLLDGLTGPLNEKQQRYLVRMSENSDRLVRMIEDLLDRTRIETGRLEVHPADVELDSCLAEVIEQLKPLAQAKQQSLDFRSADAEIVVWADRDRLIQTVVNLVQNAIKFTPPGGAVSVACEVSNHRTATVLVRDTGPGVAPEYLDRIFDPFFRIQQGQRTAPKGLGLGLSIVRTLVELQGGEVAARNRPEGGAELSFTIPIHAVKALPLLESGLMGQHILVVDDDTDIQQLLHDRLKAGGYQTFSAFDGRHALTLLESRAFDGMILDIGIGQIDGLEVLRRVRLTDQRLPIIMITASGSLELAVKAIGLGAQAYLLKPFDAGQLQQTMERWFRRA; encoded by the coding sequence ATGACAAGCAGCACGCTCGACAGCATCGAGGTCAAGTCTCTCCCGAGCATCGAACTGTTGCCCAAAGATCGCACCATTCTTGAACAGGGCGCCATGGTGTTTCGCCCGTTCGGTTTGGATGAACAGGGGCACACGATCCGAGATCTCAGCGGCGTCAGCATCAGAGCGGTGACGGTTTTTTTGGAGAAGTTAGTGACATCCGCGGGAGGAGCGTCGGCGGGAAAAGAAGCGGTCGAGCGGTTGTGCAGCTTCTTAAATGATCGCATCAAGGATCCGATCTATCATGTGACTCCGGAGCTGTTGAAGAATCCATGGAACAGCTACTCGTACGAATTTACGTCATATCTCTATGAGTTCTGTGAACGGATCTCGGGCGATTCCCGCTTTGCCTTTAAAGCCGGGGCGGAGAAGGTGTCTCCCATCATGCTGGCCCTGACCCGCCCTTTTTCGCTGTCGCAGATCTACACGATGTTTCCCTATTTTGGAAATAAGTTTACGTCCGGATCGGTGGAGTTCCGCGTGGTGGAAGTCACGAGCAGCACGGCTGCGGTGGGGATGCGGTTTACCGACCGGACGCTTCGGCAATTCGGATCGTATCGCAGGCGATGTGCCTGCCTGGTATGTCAATCTGCGCAAGGCATCATGGTTGCGATGGCCAACCGTATCCACGGCCTTTCTCAGGCGGAAGCGATCGAGACGTCCTGCATCGGCAATGACGATGACTGGTGTCAATGGACGATCCGATGGCAGGACGAAAGCCGGTATCGAAAGCGTTTCTGGCGAGCGATCTCACCTCTTGAACAGACACGTCCGACTCGACTGGGCAGCGGGTCAGTCGCCGGCGTAGAGGATGCCCAGGGGGCACATTCTTCGGCGGCGGCCCGCGTTGAGTCCTTGCCCCAGGCACAAGAGAGTTTTACATGGCTGTTATGGGGAGGGGTGGTGGGGCTCGCTCTCATGGCGGGAGTCGGTGTGCTGAATCCCATCGTGAGCCTCGGCGAAGTCCTGTTAGTCGGACTGTGCCCGATCCTCGCCGTCGGCATCATGATCAATCGACGGCTGCTTCGGGAGAGCGAGCGACGCGAGGCCTTGATCCAAGAACAGATTACGTTCGTCGAATCCCGTCATGAGGAATTGCGCGAAGCCTATTTGGAACAAGAGCAGATGCGGGTAGAGTTGCGCCGGAAAGTCGCTCAACTCACGGCGCTCCATCGAGCAGGGCTCTCGTTCAGCTCGACCTTCGAACGAGATGCGCTCTTGCACCAGGTCTTGGAAACCCTGACTCACGAGCTCAATTACAACAGCGCCATGGTATCCATGTTTGATCCCTGTGAGAATGCCGTCCAGCATATCCGTTTGATCGGCGCGCCTCCGGAGGTTGAAACGTTCGCTCAATCCTGTCGGATTCCGATCACTGATTGCGAGAGTCCCGAAGGAACAGTGATCCTTCAAGGACGCCCCCTGTTGGTCAAGGACATCGAGTCCATACGGCACCGCCTCCACCCCCTCAATCAACGGTTGGCCGAATTGAGCGGTACCAAAGCCTTGGTCGTGGTTCCCATCAAGACCAAAGACCGTATCTGGGGAATGTTGACGGTCGATCGTTCACACAATCAAAGCGTGACGGAAGATGATTTGGAACTGATGACGACCGTCGCGAGTCAAGTCTCCATCGCGTTGGACAACGCCTCAGCCTACCAGCAGATCGAAGAATGGAATCAGGGGTTGGAGGTCAAGGTCAAAGAACGTACCGAAGCGCTCGAGCGGGCCGACCGTTTGCGCGCGCAATTCCTTTCCCATGTGTCCCATGAACTGAGAACACCGCTGACGTCCATCAAGGGATTCATTCAAAATCTGCTGGACGGACTGACCGGGCCGCTGAATGAGAAGCAGCAGCGCTATCTCGTGCGTATGTCTGAAAATTCAGATCGGCTGGTTCGGATGATCGAGGATCTCCTCGATCGCACCAGGATCGAGACGGGTCGGTTGGAGGTGCATCCGGCCGATGTCGAGCTTGACTCCTGTCTCGCCGAAGTGATCGAACAGTTGAAACCGTTGGCCCAGGCAAAACAGCAATCATTGGACTTCCGATCTGCAGACGCTGAAATCGTTGTCTGGGCGGATCGCGATCGTTTGATTCAGACGGTCGTCAATCTCGTGCAAAATGCCATCAAGTTCACCCCGCCGGGTGGAGCCGTGTCGGTGGCATGCGAGGTGTCGAATCACCGTACGGCAACGGTCCTGGTGCGGGACACCGGTCCCGGTGTTGCTCCGGAATACCTGGACAGGATTTTTGACCCGTTCTTCCGCATCCAACAAGGCCAGCGCACAGCTCCCAAAGGGTTGGGATTGGGATTGTCAATCGTGAGGACGCTGGTGGAACTGCAAGGAGGGGAGGTAGCGGCCCGTAATCGTCCCGAGGGCGGCGCAGAACTGTCCTTCACGATCCCGATCCATGCGGTCAAGGCGCTGCCGCTGCTTGAATCCGGCCTGATGGGCCAACACATCCTGGTCGTGGATGATGATACCGACATTCAACAACTGCTTCATGACCGACTGAAGGCCGGAGGCTACCAGACGTTTTCGGCGTTCGACGGCCGTCACGCGTTGACGCTTCTTGAGTCACGGGCGTTCGATGGGATGATCCTCGACATCGGAATCGGCCAAATCGACGGCCTGGAAGTGCTACGACGGGTGCGTCTCACGGATCAACGCCTTCCGATTATCATGATTACGGCGTCGGGATCTCTGGAACTTGCCGTGAAGGCCATTGGGTTGGGAGCCCAAGCCTACTTGCTCAAACCGTTCGACGCGGGCCAGCTTCAGCAAACCATGGAGCGGTGGTTCCGACGTGCATGA
- a CDS encoding MTH1187 family thiamine-binding protein encodes MVLLEFSMSPLGKGESVGKYVARSLDIIDKSGVPYRLNPMGTVLEGEWEQVFSVVQRCYERMKKDCNRISCTIKIDYRKGSSGRLQSKVSSVEKKLKRAVRQ; translated from the coding sequence ATGGTCCTACTGGAATTCAGCATGTCGCCTTTGGGAAAGGGTGAGAGTGTCGGGAAGTATGTGGCCCGTTCTCTCGATATTATCGATAAGAGCGGAGTCCCGTATCGGTTGAACCCGATGGGAACGGTCTTAGAAGGCGAATGGGAGCAAGTCTTCTCCGTCGTGCAGCGATGCTATGAGCGGATGAAAAAGGATTGCAATCGCATTTCCTGCACGATCAAAATCGACTACCGAAAGGGCTCTTCCGGACGCCTCCAGAGCAAGGTGAGCAGCGTTGAAAAGAAGCTCAAGCGAGCCGTGAGGCAATAG
- a CDS encoding precorrin-2 dehydrogenase/sirohydrochlorin ferrochelatase family protein — protein sequence MAANPGFPLVLDVRGWPVLVIGGDEEAAEKSQRLLESGARVTVISPTLNEPLRLLAASGKIIHRGRHFRDTDLEHAVLILNTVRGDRDFAQMLSAQAREKRVLLWSVDYPAASSVTMPAVVAAGHVRVAISTSGVAPALSGFMKEDLEQILDAEFIEFVEWLGQLREQAKANEPDAEKRRALLRDALDGFRLLGKVRYPNVWLERRSQAAANAQPDAKPQ from the coding sequence ATGGCTGCGAATCCTGGTTTTCCCTTGGTCTTGGATGTCCGGGGCTGGCCGGTCCTCGTAATCGGCGGCGATGAGGAGGCCGCTGAAAAATCCCAACGCTTGCTCGAGTCCGGCGCGCGAGTCACAGTGATCAGTCCCACGCTGAATGAACCGCTGCGCCTGCTTGCGGCTTCAGGGAAGATTATCCATCGCGGGCGGCATTTTCGCGACACGGATCTCGAGCATGCCGTTCTCATTCTCAATACCGTTCGCGGTGACCGCGACTTTGCGCAGATGCTGTCGGCTCAAGCCAGAGAAAAGCGGGTGCTGCTCTGGTCGGTCGACTATCCGGCGGCAAGCAGTGTCACGATGCCGGCGGTCGTGGCAGCGGGACATGTGCGAGTCGCGATCAGTACAAGCGGAGTGGCGCCGGCCCTGTCCGGATTCATGAAGGAGGATCTGGAACAGATCCTCGATGCGGAATTCATCGAATTCGTCGAATGGCTCGGGCAGCTGCGTGAACAGGCCAAGGCGAACGAGCCGGATGCCGAGAAGCGGCGGGCGCTGCTCCGTGACGCGCTGGACGGTTTTCGTCTTCTCGGCAAGGTCAGATATCCCAACGTATGGTTGGAAAGGCGGTCTCAGGCGGCGGCGAATGCGCAACCTGATGCCAAACCACAATAG
- a CDS encoding HNH endonuclease, with amino-acid sequence MEMTLLLNATYEPLRVVHWQKAIALLWQGKVEVLEVYDREIHGISLSIKLPAVMRLLRLVKLKDSHRAVKFSRINIFTRDGYCCQYCHHRFRTEELTFDHVVPIAKGGKKTWENIVTACWRCNNRKSGRTPEEAGMKLKKRPMKPRWSPVITITIGIRNTPESWRDYLYWNMELDADPADT; translated from the coding sequence ATGGAAATGACCCTCCTGCTCAACGCGACTTATGAACCCCTCCGGGTCGTACATTGGCAAAAAGCGATCGCCCTCCTCTGGCAAGGGAAAGTCGAAGTCTTGGAAGTCTATGACAGGGAAATCCATGGGATTTCGCTGTCGATCAAGCTTCCAGCGGTAATGCGACTGCTGAGGCTGGTGAAGTTGAAAGACAGCCACCGCGCCGTCAAGTTTTCCCGCATCAATATTTTCACGCGAGACGGGTACTGCTGCCAATACTGTCACCACAGGTTTCGGACGGAAGAGTTGACCTTCGATCATGTCGTGCCCATCGCGAAGGGCGGGAAAAAGACGTGGGAAAATATCGTCACGGCATGCTGGCGATGCAACAATCGGAAGAGCGGGCGCACGCCGGAAGAAGCCGGCATGAAGTTGAAGAAACGGCCCATGAAACCTCGATGGAGCCCGGTCATTACCATCACCATCGGCATTCGCAACACGCCGGAAAGCTGGCGCGATTATCTTTATTGGAATATGGAGCTGGATGCAGATCCGGCCGATACCTAG
- a CDS encoding Rieske (2Fe-2S) protein encodes MTNDFVRVAFTHEIPPGSGRTVEIDGIWIAVFNVDGTFYAIDNACPHAGGPLGEGKLCEAVVECPWHGWKFSVISGERVGNPNFQVACCEVRIQGDEVQIAIPPALREPV; translated from the coding sequence ATGACGAACGATTTCGTCCGAGTGGCCTTCACGCATGAGATTCCACCCGGCTCGGGACGCACCGTCGAGATCGATGGGATCTGGATTGCCGTCTTCAACGTGGACGGAACGTTTTATGCCATTGATAACGCCTGTCCCCACGCGGGCGGCCCGCTCGGAGAAGGGAAACTGTGCGAAGCAGTCGTCGAATGCCCTTGGCATGGCTGGAAATTCAGTGTCATCTCAGGAGAGCGCGTCGGTAATCCGAACTTTCAGGTGGCCTGTTGCGAGGTTCGCATCCAAGGAGATGAAGTTCAGATCGCCATCCCACCGGCGCTCAGAGAACCGGTCTAA
- a CDS encoding gamma-glutamylcyclotransferase family protein yields the protein MKFFLYGDLLNPSQLKRRAPEHRFLHLATISDHTIKFCRWSSQWRCGLASIVPSQGETTWGGVFELTDEDVTLMDRFEQDVPQGAYRHLQVTVSTERGEKELVTTYAANPIGKFKPKDHYVDWVLKGLKQWKLPEEVIQEWESYRPR from the coding sequence ATGAAGTTCTTTTTGTACGGCGATCTCCTCAATCCCTCGCAACTCAAACGGCGAGCCCCGGAACACAGATTTCTCCACCTCGCGACCATCTCGGACCATACCATCAAATTTTGCCGATGGTCGTCACAATGGCGCTGTGGACTGGCCAGCATCGTGCCCTCACAGGGTGAAACGACCTGGGGGGGCGTGTTTGAACTCACCGACGAAGATGTGACGCTCATGGATCGGTTCGAGCAGGATGTGCCGCAAGGCGCGTACCGCCACCTCCAAGTCACCGTCTCGACCGAGCGCGGAGAGAAGGAACTCGTCACCACCTACGCAGCCAACCCGATCGGCAAGTTTAAGCCCAAAGACCACTACGTGGACTGGGTCTTGAAAGGGCTCAAGCAGTGGAAGCTTCCTGAGGAAGTGATCCAGGAGTGGGAGTCCTATCGGCCGCGGTAA
- a CDS encoding (2Fe-2S) ferredoxin domain-containing protein: MPKPKYHILVCTNSRPPGHPKPSCGSAGAAQLLMAFNMGLMQRSVQPGEVLVSATGCLGPCEQGPTVVVYPDNTWYSKVTEADVATILDEHVAKGTPAAKLNPDSVWK, translated from the coding sequence ATGCCAAAACCAAAATATCATATCCTTGTCTGTACCAATTCTCGTCCTCCCGGCCATCCCAAACCCTCTTGCGGGTCGGCCGGCGCGGCCCAGCTACTGATGGCGTTCAATATGGGACTGATGCAACGATCCGTTCAACCGGGAGAGGTGTTGGTGAGCGCAACAGGCTGCCTGGGTCCCTGCGAACAGGGTCCGACGGTCGTTGTCTATCCCGACAATACGTGGTATTCCAAAGTCACTGAGGCGGACGTCGCCACCATCCTAGATGAACATGTCGCGAAAGGGACACCAGCCGCGAAGCTCAACCCAGACTCCGTGTGGAAATAA
- a CDS encoding MogA/MoaB family molybdenum cofactor biosynthesis protein → MTIPSHHEHKHHAPSSIGCMVITCSDTRTQETDASGQLIRKLLEERGHAVVGYHLTKDDPAQIQLWIARGTANDAVQAIIINGGTGISRRDSTFEAVDAMLEKRLAGFGEIFRLLTYQDIGSPAILSRATAGIIKDRVLFSIPGSENAVRLAMEKLILPELGHLVRELAK, encoded by the coding sequence ATGACCATACCAAGTCATCACGAACACAAACACCATGCGCCCAGCTCGATTGGGTGCATGGTCATTACGTGCAGCGACACCCGTACGCAAGAAACCGATGCCAGCGGTCAGCTGATTCGTAAGCTCCTTGAAGAGCGAGGCCATGCGGTGGTCGGGTACCATCTCACCAAAGACGACCCGGCGCAGATCCAACTGTGGATCGCTCGAGGCACGGCCAACGACGCAGTGCAGGCCATCATCATCAACGGCGGCACCGGCATTTCCCGGCGTGATTCGACGTTCGAGGCGGTGGATGCCATGTTGGAAAAGCGGCTCGCGGGATTCGGTGAAATCTTTCGGTTGCTGACCTATCAAGACATCGGCTCACCGGCCATCCTGAGCCGGGCGACCGCCGGCATCATCAAAGACCGCGTTCTCTTCTCTATTCCAGGCTCCGAAAACGCCGTCCGTCTCGCGATGGAAAAGCTCATCCTTCCAGAGCTGGGCCACCTCGTCAGAGAACTCGCAAAGTAA
- a CDS encoding CBS domain-containing protein, which translates to MSTVAKIMNKNPKSVGPKTSIASAAKTMRAARVGSLFVKKGKRLVGVVTDTDIVRRAVAGGKPLGKLTVEKIMTTPICTIEGSQSIDDAQDMMADLGVRHLGVTKNGEISGVVSVRDLLLHYKRYAQSKISADVSYSEPKISQD; encoded by the coding sequence ATGTCCACAGTCGCGAAGATCATGAACAAAAACCCCAAGAGCGTAGGACCAAAAACGTCGATTGCCAGCGCCGCCAAGACGATGCGTGCGGCGCGGGTGGGATCGCTCTTCGTGAAGAAGGGCAAACGATTGGTCGGGGTGGTGACGGACACGGACATCGTTCGACGCGCCGTCGCGGGCGGAAAGCCGTTGGGCAAGTTGACCGTCGAGAAGATCATGACGACGCCGATTTGCACGATCGAGGGGAGTCAGTCGATCGATGATGCGCAGGACATGATGGCCGACCTGGGCGTCCGCCACCTCGGCGTCACCAAGAACGGTGAGATTTCCGGCGTCGTTTCCGTGCGCGACCTCCTGCTGCACTATAAGCGCTATGCGCAGTCGAAGATTTCAGCTGACGTGAGCTATTCGGAACCGAAGATCTCGCAGGACTAA
- a CDS encoding PhzF family phenazine biosynthesis protein has product MTEQRALKFYQADVFTSQPFGGNPVAVFPDADGLTDDELQQIAREMNLSETVFVFPPTDPAAVARLRIFTPTQEIPFAGHPVLGTFYVLAQLGRIATQGQVTHVTQECNIGLFSVELHTEQSRVARIVMSQPKPEFLDPIAAVDDVYLVGGALGLPKHVIADTKWPLQVVSTGLPVLIVPVRTLTAVRSINPDASAIINVCERFGANGIMVFTTVTVESFASVHARMFAPKIGILEDPATGSAGGALGAYLVQNGVVEVGPMTEILIEQGYEIDRPSRILVQVESDDDVIQGVKVGGHCVMVVEGVLKF; this is encoded by the coding sequence ATGACTGAACAACGGGCGCTGAAATTTTATCAGGCTGACGTGTTTACCTCTCAACCGTTCGGCGGCAATCCCGTCGCGGTTTTCCCCGACGCGGATGGTCTGACGGACGACGAGCTGCAACAGATCGCGCGGGAGATGAATCTCTCGGAGACCGTGTTCGTCTTCCCGCCGACCGACCCTGCTGCCGTGGCCCGATTGCGGATCTTTACCCCGACTCAAGAGATTCCCTTTGCGGGCCATCCGGTGCTAGGCACATTCTACGTATTGGCTCAACTCGGGAGGATCGCTACTCAGGGACAGGTGACGCATGTCACGCAGGAATGCAATATCGGATTGTTTTCCGTTGAATTGCATACTGAACAGAGTCGCGTGGCGCGGATCGTCATGTCGCAACCCAAGCCGGAATTTCTCGACCCCATCGCCGCCGTCGACGATGTGTATCTGGTCGGAGGCGCGCTCGGCTTGCCGAAGCACGTGATCGCCGATACGAAATGGCCCCTTCAAGTCGTGTCGACCGGCTTGCCGGTCTTGATCGTGCCGGTGCGAACATTGACGGCGGTCCGGTCGATCAATCCTGATGCGTCGGCTATCATCAACGTCTGCGAACGTTTCGGGGCTAACGGGATTATGGTCTTTACGACGGTGACGGTCGAATCCTTCGCCTCCGTTCACGCGAGGATGTTTGCTCCGAAAATCGGAATCTTGGAAGATCCCGCCACAGGCAGCGCCGGCGGCGCACTGGGCGCGTACCTGGTTCAGAACGGCGTCGTTGAAGTCGGACCCATGACGGAGATTCTTATTGAACAGGGTTACGAAATCGATCGGCCATCACGGATTCTCGTGCAAGTTGAGTCGGACGACGATGTGATTCAAGGTGTGAAGGTCGGTGGGCATTGTGTAATGGTGGTAGAAGGGGTGTTGAAGTTTTGA